The Tessaracoccus timonensis sequence TCGCTGGTGCGGGGCTCGGCATCGGTGGAGCGGATCCGTGCCGCTGCGGCACCGGCCAACATTCGCACCGCGACGCCCAATAGCGCTGTGACCGAGCCTGTGTTCGACGTGGCGGAGGTTCGGGCCGGTGCTGCGGTGGAGGGGGAGTTGGATTGGGAGTTGGTGCGCTCGTTGCGGGTGGCTGCGTCGGGGCAGTTGATGCGGGCGTTGGAGGGGTCGTCGGCGACGTCGGTGGCCGAGCAGCACCGGTTGGGGCGGCGGATCATTGCTGATCTGGTGGTCGAGGAGGTGGCGCAGCAGGCTCGTGCGGGTGTGCGGACGTTGTCGCCGTCGGGTGAGCAGCGGGTGGCGCAGGCGGTTTTCGATGCGTTGTTCCGGCTGGGCAGGTTGCAGCCGTTGGTTGATGACGAGCGGGTGGAGAACATCATCATCCAGGGCTGTGATGTGGTGTGGCTGGAGTACGCCGATGGTCGGGTGGTGGCGGGTCCGGCGGTGGCTGACAGTGACCAGGAGTTGATCGACTTCCTGGTCTTCGTGGCGTCGCGGTCGGAGGCGAATGCGCGGCAGTTCAGTGAGGCGGAGCCGCGGTTGCACCTGCGCCTGGATGGTGGGGCGCGGTTGGCGGCGACGGCGTGGGTGACGCCTCGGCCGTCGGTGGTGATCCGTCGTCACCGGTTGCAGCAGGTGACCTTGGACGACCTGGTGGGGTTGGGGTCGTTGTCGGGGACGGCGGCGTCGTTTTTGCGGGCGGCGGTGCGGTCGCGTCATTCGATCGTGGTGGCGGGCGCAGGGGGCGGGCAAGACGACGATGGTGCGGGCGTTGTGCGCCGAGATCGGCCCGGATGAGGCGATCGGCACCTTCGAGACTGAGTACGAGCTGCACCTGCACGAGATGCGTGAGCGGCATCCGATCGTGCATGCGTGGGAGGCCCGGCCGGGTGGGGAGATGACGGCCTCGGGGCGTCGGGCGGGGGAGTTCAGCATCGATGACGCCTTGTACGACTCGTACCGGTTCAACCTGTCGCGCCAGATCGTGGGTGAGGTGCGGGGTCGTGAGGTGCTGGCGATGCTGGAGGCGATGCAGTCGGGGACGGGATCGTTGTCGACGACGCATGCCCGTAGTTGTGAGGACACGGTCAACAAGCTGGTGACGTGTGCGATGAAGGCCGGCGCCCATGTGACCTACGACTATGCGGTGCGGGCGTTGGCGCAGTCGTTGGACGTGATCGTGCACGTCGATGCCCGCACCACCGAGCAGGGCAAGCAGCGCTGGACCTCGCAGATCTGTGTGTTGGGGCCGGGGGAGAAGGCCATGGGCTGCTCGGTGACGAGTTCGTCGCAAGCCCTGTCCCATATGGGGTTGGACTCCCTTCGCGTGTTCGCTCTGCGGAGGGAACTCATGGATGCGTTGGGGTGCGACGTGCCGCTGGAAGAGCTGGGCCCAACGCGCACGATCGCCACCATCTGCGCGGCAATCGTGCAGGGGTCAGAGATCACCTCAGCCGCGCCCGCGTCACACACGTCAGGAGCCTTCCCAGTCGATCTGAGCGAGAGAGACTTGGCCCACCTGAGGAGGCTCGAACGCTCGGGGCCAGACCTCAGCATCGTACCCCTGTGGATACCAGCGGGTGCAACGCAGCAGCGAGTGGACCATCTGCTTGGTGAATTCTGGTCAAACCACGCTTGGCTCGCGAGCACAATCAAGAATCACCGCTGGACCGCGGGAGACGGCACACCACGGATCCGTCAACTGCAAGCCCTCGGAGTGGACGACTGGGAGGCTGTGCGGTCGGAGTTCAGCCCGCATCGGGCCTTGGCGCTCATCGTGAGAGTGCCCCGTCTCGGCATCACCTTCTTGGTGTTGGACCACATCCTCTACGACCAGGATGTCCTTCACGAGCTCGAAACCGACTTCCTAGACCTCAGTGCGGGGTTTGGCGAGACGTCGTCACAGGTTGCTGACGGGAGCGCCCTCGTGGCCTCGTCCTCATCCCAATCGGCCGACCGAGCAACCGTGGCTCCCGGCGGGTGGCGGCTGGAGTTCTCGTGTCCGCCAGAAGCGTTGTACGAGCGGCTCTGCGAGCATTTGCAGCGCTGGGGCAAGGCACATGACGCGAGAACGTTGCCCGTTGTCAAGCATGTGCGTGGCGACCTACCGGCCGCTACAGGGGGCGGTGATCGCCACCGTGTCGAGAACTGGAGCTTCGACGTCGCATCGGCTCAGCTGCGAAGGTCGAGCCCCTCCGGGGCGGCCGACGAAAGTCCAGTCGTCCACCTCTCGGTGGTGGAGGCTGATGCCCGGATTCCTTGGATCCGGCTCCTCGCCACCGAGATGGTATCCATATCCCCTCCGTCCCCCGACGGGTCGTGTTCTGCCGATATCGAAGTCTTGCTGCAGCGAGACCACGCAGCGATCAGCGTTGTTTCCTGCACCCACTTAGCCTCATGATGGATCTGTTCCCTTCGCCCTCACAGGAGAGAAAATGAGCCAAGGTTCACCCCTAGTGGCACGTGATCAGGCCAATCAAGACCTGGTATACATGCCTATGGACGCGGCAACCGCACGAGAGATTGCGGATGATTGGAAATACCCGGCTCCTTATGATTTCTATGACATGACGGCGGATCCCGAGGAT is a genomic window containing:
- a CDS encoding ATPase, T2SS/T4P/T4SS family; protein product: MVRALCAEIGPDEAIGTFETEYELHLHEMRERHPIVHAWEARPGGEMTASGRRAGEFSIDDALYDSYRFNLSRQIVGEVRGREVLAMLEAMQSGTGSLSTTHARSCEDTVNKLVTCAMKAGAHVTYDYAVRALAQSLDVIVHVDARTTEQGKQRWTSQICVLGPGEKAMGCSVTSSSQALSHMGLDSLRVFALRRELMDALGCDVPLEELGPTRTIATICAAIVQGSEITSAAPASHTSGAFPVDLSERDLAHLRRLERSGPDLSIVPLWIPAGATQQRVDHLLGEFWSNHAWLASTIKNHRWTAGDGTPRIRQLQALGVDDWEAVRSEFSPHRALALIVRVPRLGITFLVLDHILYDQDVLHELETDFLDLSAGFGETSSQVADGSALVASSSSQSADRATVAPGGWRLEFSCPPEALYERLCEHLQRWGKAHDARTLPVVKHVRGDLPAATGGGDRHRVENWSFDVASAQLRRSSPSGAADESPVVHLSVVEADARIPWIRLLATEMVSISPPSPDGSCSADIEVLLQRDHAAISVVSCTHLAS